From one Chryseobacterium sp. 3008163 genomic stretch:
- a CDS encoding DnaJ domain-containing protein, translated as MKDYYYFLGVSRDASDEDIKKSYRKLSLKYHPDKNQNDDFFAERFKEIQEAYETLSEKGRRITYDQNLESLQKSFRYTVPPSIKTFSANKIHAKKGEEIIVTWQTQNADVVKVLPFGLEKAYGERVFKITEFKNGKFQLLLHATNSLLHKTVVQGITVTEVFESDGEKFRDRAEELFKSQPRTATNPKGQPKIFRLIFGLLILALAIYFLISSLTN; from the coding sequence ATGAAAGATTACTATTATTTTCTCGGTGTTTCTCGTGATGCTTCGGATGAAGACATCAAAAAATCCTACAGAAAACTTTCATTAAAATATCATCCCGATAAAAACCAAAATGATGATTTTTTTGCAGAGCGTTTTAAAGAAATTCAGGAGGCGTACGAAACTTTAAGTGAGAAAGGGAGAAGAATTACCTATGATCAGAATTTAGAAAGTCTGCAAAAAAGTTTCAGATATACCGTTCCACCTTCGATTAAGACTTTTTCGGCAAATAAAATTCATGCGAAAAAAGGAGAGGAGATTATCGTTACCTGGCAGACTCAGAATGCCGATGTAGTCAAAGTTTTGCCGTTTGGTTTGGAAAAAGCGTATGGTGAAAGAGTTTTTAAGATCACAGAATTTAAAAACGGAAAATTCCAGTTGTTGTTGCATGCGACCAATTCACTTTTGCATAAAACCGTCGTTCAGGGAATTACCGTAACAGAGGTTTTTGAATCTGACGGCGAAAAATTCAGGGATAGAGCAGAAGAACTTTTTAAATCACAGCCACGAACTGCAACAAATCCTAAAGGTCAGCCAAAAATTTTCCGCTTAATTTTTGGATTATTGATTTTAGCTCTAGCAATTTATTTTTTAATCAGCAGTCTAACTAACTAA